GTTTGTTTTCGTTGGCCACTTCTTCTGCAAGCTCGGAGCGCAATATCATCATATTTTTAGGAGCATCTATGCCCACTTTAACTCCACTTTTTGAAATCCCTGCGATAGTGATTTTTATATTGTTTCCAAGCAATATACTCTCACCCTCTTTACGCGAAAGTATCAGCATAATTCA
This Campylobacter sp. RM16192 DNA region includes the following protein-coding sequences:
- the csrA gene encoding carbon storage regulator CsrA; translation: MLILSRKEGESILLGNNIKITIAGISKSGVKVGIDAPKNMMILRSELAEEVANENKQAINLADEIELIELSQKIKK